The [Eubacterium] eligens ATCC 27750 genome segment CATATATGCAATACTTATTATTATACTTATATGGGTAAGTATCAATGTTACTAACTGTTCAGATGGTGTTGACGGCTTATGCGGTACACTCTCTGTTGTAACACTTGCCTCAGTGTATGTACTTTTTAAGTCATTTAATATTGAATCAGCTTACAGACACACCGTTCTTATTATGATTGTGTGTATCCTCGGCTACCTGTGGTTCAACGCATCACCAAGCAAGTTGCTTATGGGTGACGCCGGTTCGAGAGCAATAGGAATATTTATAGCATTTACATTCCTCAAGCTCCATGCACCGCTGCTTTATATTCCAATGGCACTTGTAATTATTCTCGATGGCGGACTTGGTCTTATCAAGGTTTCTTTCATGAGATTTCTTCACATCAACTTAATGAAGAACCTTCGTACACCAATCCACGACCATATGAGAAAGAATAAAGACTGGTCAGATACGCAGGTTGTTTTCAGATTCACAATTATCCAGGTGATTCTTGGTCTTGCAGTAATATATGGATTAATGTTCTGATATTAAATATATTAAAATGGCATGTCAGTTGGATTTCTGACATGCCATTATTTCTGTTCTGAGAGTTTCTCAGCCTGACGCCGCCTGCGTCTGTGTTCCCTCTCTTTTATCTGCTTTTCATATATCTTAAGTGCGCCCTTTTCATCCGTGTGCTTCATAATTCTGACTGCATAATATCTGCCTTCTTCGGTCTGTTTAACTCTGAAACGCCCCTTTATAAGCCCATGTTCATCACACGTAAACAAGCCGTAATAGCATTTCGAATTAGTAGCAAACCACTTAACCGTTCTTGTCATAGTCCTGCCACATAAAAAACATTTGCAGGAACGTACAGTTCTGTCGCTTGCAGCCTTGTCCCTTGTAGCAAATCCCTTTGAAATATACTTCTCATAAGTTCCAAAGTTAAGATATACCTCGTCCTTTCTTGACTCTGGAATTGTAAATGTGTCTATACTGCAGAACTTCTTAACTCTGTCGAAATCCAGCTTCTTCATTATCTTAGCTGTGTACCTTGCATCACTCATTGCTGAATGATAATGCTCATCACCCTTGATTCCCTGCTCATCGATTGCAGATTTAAGATTCATGCGTGTCTTGCCATCTGAAAAATTAATACTGTAAAGTTTCTGAAGATCAAGATACAGAAGCGGCTTTGGAAAATTCTCCGGAACATCATAGAACTTCATATTCCTTCTTAATTCAGTAATATCCATGCTTCCCCATGTAACAAATGTATAATCATCACCGCACCATTCAAGAAATTCAGTTACACCCGATACGAAATCCGTTCCGTTAGCAAGGTCATTTTCTGTTATTCCTAGTATCTTCCTGACTGTATTCTGCAGCTTTGTATACACCTGTGGCTTAATGGTACACTGCCACTCATCTACAATATCAAGCTTCTCATTAACCTTCGCCGCGCCTATCTGTATAATCTCAAAAGGAAAATGATCCTCAGAAAATTGTTTTCCCTTGGCACTCTGATTCCACTCAAGATCCATAACAATATAATTCATAAACATTTTCCTCTGTTACTTATTCTAATCTCGTGATATCTACATATAAAAGCAAACATATTATAGCGTGTATGCGGGCGTATGTCGATAATAATTTATAAGATATTAATTTTTGAGTTATTAATCACATTTTCATTTCTTTTTTTCGCTGATACATCTCCTCATCTGCACGCTCTCGGACTCTTTCCAGTTCCATATCATCAACTGTAAAAACAGCATAACCACAGGCAATTCCCACTTCTGTTGGAATAATTCTCTTATTGTTCAAAACATCTACATCATGATAAAGCTTTCTTATTACACGCTCTATGTCTACACTCTTTCCCTTTGGTATTATACAACAAAACTCATCGCCGCCAATGCGGTAACACTTACCATAACGCTCAAATATATAGTAATATATAATCCTACCAATAAAATAACTACGCTTATAATAAATGCTGGCATAGCTTTTCGAAGCAATCTCATATATATATCATTGCCTCCACCGATATAGAATTCCTGTTTCTGGCCTTCAACCTCCTTATAACAAGGTGAAATCTCTATTTGAAGTCTGTCCACATCAGATGGAAGCTTTACAAAATTCCATGTCCATCCCGGGGTATTTCCCCATATACTTCGTTTATTACTAAGTCTGTAAATTTCTTCTCCTTGTGCATATACATTTATTCTCTGATGTGAAGAATAAAATACTATTGAACCTATATCCTGTCCATATGATTGTAAATTAAAATCATATTGTGTTTTTCCATCCTCTGTTATACTTACTGCTTCTGGAATGCAAGTTGTCAAAGTTTTTTCAGAAACTGCATCACTAAATGTGAAAACACTACATAAAAACATCATAATAATCGCAGCTATTACTGTGCCAATTAATATCCCCTGTTCCCTTTTCATGTTATACCCCTTACCCTATATCTCCATCTTTTTAATTTTATCATGTACAATGATTTTTTTCCATATATTGATTTCTTTAAGCAATAATTCTTTATAATACACTGTAATCACACACTAAAATATGTAATATAAAAAAGCAGCAACAATTCTCATCGCCACTGCTTGTCACTTCTTAATATAAATGTTCCCACCCAGAGTCGAACTGGGGATTGAGACTTAGGAGGTCCCCGTTATATCCACTTAACTATGAGAACAACTTGGCTAAACACCAAAAGAGATTTTATCACAAAACATCAGCAAGGTCAATGATACCCTGAGATTAAAAAGAAGCTGCCACCTGGCGATTACAATCGCCGAGTGGCAGCTTCCATAAACACATTTATCGGATTAGTTTAATTATTGCAACTTGAACTTATCAATAGCTTCCTTAAGAGCCTCTGCGATATTATCAAGTTCAACTGTAAATTCATTAAGGTCGTGCATTGTCTGCTCAACATCAACGGCTGATGCTGTAACCTCTTCAGAAGCTGCTGCGGTCTCAGTTGCTACTGCTGCAACATCTTCCATCTTGCTTACAACATTACTTCTATTAGTATCCATAGCTTCATTGAGCTGTGTAATGTTATCAAGACCTTCCTTAAGTCCGTTAACTGAATCAGAAATTGTATTAAACAGTTCCTTAGCATCCTTAATAGAAACATTCTGTTCCTCTATAATACCAACTGACTCATCCATTGTCTGCTCAACCTGCTGTGACTTAATAGTAATCTCATTAACAATCTCCTTAATCTCATCTGTTGACTGCTGTGACTGTTCAGCAAGCTTTCTTATCTCATCAGCAACGACTGCGAATCCTTTACCGCTCTCTCCTGCTCTTGCTGCCTCGATAGAAGCATTAAGTGATAACAGGTTAGTCTGCTCTGTAATTTCTGTAATGGCATCTGATATGAAATTAATCTTCTCTATACTGCTTACCATCTCAGATACAACTGCTTTAGAAATCTTAGAGTTATCAATTGAACGCTGTCCCTTAGTAATAAGTTCATCAACAATTGTAAGTCCCTTATTACTTAACTTCTGTGTTTCAACAGACATATCACTGATATCAGTTACATAAGCCTTAGTTTCCTTTAATCTGTCTGCAAGATTTTCTACTTCCTGTGTTGCTGTCTGTGTACTGTCTGCCTGACCTGATGCACCAACTGCAACACTCTGTATAGCCTCTGAAACCTGACCTACTGTCTCTGTAGTAGACTTAGATACTCCTGCAATCTTAGCAGATGCATCTACTATAACTCCACTCTTTTCCTCAACACCCTTAATAAGAACTGCCATGTTCTCAACCATGTTGTTAAAGTTATTCTCAAGGTCTCCAAACTCATTCTTCTTCTTTACATCAATTCTATCTGTTAAATCACCACCCGCAACATCCTTCATATGTCCAGAAACCTTCTTAATCTCCTTAGTCATAGAAGCTGTAACTGCAAGTGCAATACCAATTCCAATAACAAATGCGATAATACTGAATATAACAGTATTGCTAATCATCTTATTAGTTGTAGCAGATGTTTCTTTAGAACTGATAAAACCAACAAGTGTCCATCCTGTAACAGCATCCTTAGATGTTACTACATGTACCTTTTCACCATTAATGTTTTCATCAAATGAAAATGCTTTATCATAATCATTCTCTGTAAGACCTTTAACTGTACTCCAGCAATTCAGTCCTGATACTGAATCTGTTACATACTTGTTATTATCATTATTAACAAGTATATTACCATCTTCATCTGCAAGGACAACAAATCCTGTATTAAGAAGTCCGATACCCTGTACAAAATCTGTAATCTCAGAAAAATCAATATGCATACCCACAATACCATAATTCGTTCCGTCTGAATGCTTAATTTCCTGTGAAACAGTAATTATTGTCTTATCAAAATCCTTGCTGTAATATGGCTTTGAAAAATAAGCATAAATGCTGTTTCTTGCCTTAAGACCTTTACAATCTGTGTACCATACTTCCTTAGTTCTGTCTACACCTTTCTCAAGGCCACCCTTACTAAGTGTTTTTCCGGTCTCAGGGTTATATTCTCCCCAACCTGTAATCTCAAGATTAGTATTAGTAGCAAAGAAAGCTCTTTCTGCACCATTAGTAACCTTTACTGATGCAATAAGAGAATCTCTTACTGCCTTAACATTATCATCTAAAGTTCCCTGATCCTCAAGATGCTTTACTTCATTCTTTCTTGTAAGCAGGTCTACCGGCTGCGACAGAGTCTTAAGATATGTAGTAAACTGATTCTGTGCTTCATTCAAAGTCTGCTCACTTGTTACCTTCATGTTATTTTCCATTGAAGACGAAGTTGTTGTAATTGAACTTACCATAAGCATTACAATAGGAATTGTAATGGCAACAACGAAAAATAAAACAAGCTGAAAGCCTAATTTTCTGAAAAACTTCATAGCTTTCCCTCCTCGTTTATAATTAATAATATTTAGTTGACATTTCCGATTTCTTACATGCCTTGTATTATAATACCACATTTGTAAAAAAATGTAAATTTCTATATTAAATACAATTTATTATGAAAGCATATATTTAACAACAATATCAGTCAGTAAATCTTACATTTCCCTGAAGCCATATCTGTCCTTTGAATCTGCGGCCTACGGCTGGTTCTCCAAGCAGATGTTCCTTATTAACTGCTGTAGTTATAATAAGACTGTTACATTCAAGAACCATAATATATATCTTCTCACCAGTGTATATATTCTCCTCTTCACGCAGTTCAAGAATCTCTCCTATGACGGAATACTGGTCACATTCTACACCGCATGGCATAAATGTTGAGTCTACTATAGTAAATATATCTTCCTTCATGACACGGTTAGAAAGTTCATTGTATGTATCAATATCTTCAATTGTAAGGCTCTCAATTGCATCCTCATCTCCATTCTTTGCAGCCTGAATTAGATTCTTTCTTGCAATTTCATCCTGTCTGCTTTTCTTAGAATTTCTTTCTTTTCTCACTGGAAGCATAATAATTCCACCAAGAGAAAGCCCTGTAAGTGCAACCTTTTTGTTCTTAATCGGAACCTTTGTTATATCATTCTTAATATCAGGATCAAAATCAGGTATCTTAAAATCTTTTCCACTATATAGATACTCAAGATAATCCATAACATTCTGAAGATAGAATATAAGCGTAACTCCTGTCTTTAATTCATCACATATTACTGCATATGACTCCTTATCAAGATGTCTTTCAATTGTCATTTCCTCATTTTCACTTAAATTCTTTCCCACTACAAATGGAAAATAATACTCATATTTAAAAGTATTCTTTTCATATCTTCCATACACATACAAACCCGTTGAATTGCTAAGGCGCAAGATAATAACGCCACGATCTAATTTCTCGTGGCGTATCACAAATCCTTCTTTTATACTTTCTTTAATTCCTGTTTTAATAAATTTTTCTTCAGCCCTGGATGTCATATTATTAAATCCAAGCGCTCTTATATATAAATTCATATATTACTCCGATACTCTATTCTGTATCAACTATAAATATAGTAAGTTTCTTTAATAAATTATGCTCTACATTATCTGTATAAGGTGTTCCATCAGCATGCTGAGTCATTCTTATAACCGGTCTGTCAGCAGCTTCCTTATTCTGCCTGATAACAATACCTTTACCGCCATCACTTGTATAAACAGTACATCCAACAGGATATGCTGCCACAGAATCCAGAAACTTCGCTGCGATTGTAGAATCATACTTAATTCCCGCATGAACCTTTATGTACTCAATTGCTTCATAAATCTTCATTCTTTCACTTCCGATACCACTTATCATGCTATCGAAATCATCACAGATAGAAACAAGCTTAACTTCCGGCTTAAGTCTTTCTCCTTTATGCTGGAATGGATATCCTGAACCATCTATTCTTTCATGATGAAAAAGGACTATTTCCTTAGCCACATCCGGAAGCCATGCTTCATCCTGTAATGAGCTATAGCCAAATATTGTATGCTTCTTATACTCAACAACATCCTTAGGTGTCATATTTTCTTCATTAACATTAACATAAGGAACATTGATATATCTTAACCCAATATCATGAAGTATTGCACCCATTGATACATTATGAACCTGCTTGTCACTCATCTTAAGCCTTAGTGCCATAATTGTAGATAATGCACATACATTTATACAATGAGTGTACATATCCGTGCTTACATTCCTGATTTCTGTTATATTATTAACCACTTCCGGCTCAGCAAGCACAGAATCCAGTATTCTCTGTGCTTCCTCAACAATGACCTTTAGTTCTTCGTTATGTTTATAAATGTGTTTTTCTAGTATTCTCTTAACTACCTGCCTTGAATTCTTTGCAGTTTCTTCCAGCTTATATGGATATTCCTCTTCTACATTACCGGACGATGTGTTTTCTGTTAAAATTCCTTCTTGTTCATCCTTTATATATACAGTTCTTGTTCCAAGATTCCTGATTCTGCTAATAAGTTCTGTTGTCATAGGAACATCAGCATGAATAAGTACCGCGTCAGCCTGCGATAATATAGGAAGGGCTAATATATCATTTTCTCTAAGATTATCAACACTTACCTGCTTCATAATGCGCTCCATTCTTAATTAAACATTATTCAACCCCTGTTACTATAGGTAAAAGATAGCATATTTTAATTAATATTACAATGAATATTGACTTATAATTATATTAGTGTTATATTGACATTGTTAAATTATTATCAATCAATATTACACGAATCAATTTATGGAGGAAATGTTATGTCAAAGAATTTAACTGAGAATTACCCAATTGTTGACACAGTCGAAGCTCTTGAAGAAAGACTTGCAGGTGTACGTGAGGCACAGCGCATCTTTGCAACCTATACACAGGAGCAGGTAGATAAGATATTTACTGCTGCTGCACTTGCTGCCAATAAAGCAAGAATCCCTCTTGCAAAGCTTGCAGTTGAAGAAACTGGTATGGGAATTGTAGAAGATAAGGTTATCAAGAATCATTATGCTTCAGAATACATTTATAATGCTTACAGAAATACTAAGACATGTGGTGTTATTGAAGAGGATAAGGCATATGGAATTAAAAAAGTTGCTGAACCTATTGGCGTTGTTGCAGCCGTAATCCCTACAACTAATCCAACTTCAACAGCTATTTTCAAAACTCTTATTTCACTTAAGACTAGAAATGGTATTATCATAAGCCCACATCCACGAGCTAAGAAATCAACAATTGCAGCGGCTAAGATTGTTCTTGAAGCTGCTGTTGCAGCAGGTGCCCCAGCGGGAATCATTGGCTGGATAGATGTTCCTTCACTTGAACTTACAGATACACTTATGAAGGAAGCTGACATTATCCTGGCTACCGGAGGACCTGGAATGGTTAAGGCTGCTTACTCTTCTGGAAAGCCTGCACTTGGTGTAGGTGCCGGTAATACTCCTGCTATCATTGATGAATCAGCAGATGTAATACTTGCTGTTAACTCAATTATTCATTCTAAGACATTTGACAATGGTATGATATGTGCTTCTGAACAGTCTGTAATTGTTGACAAGAAGGTTTACAAGGCTGTTAAAGAAGAATTTGCATACAGAGGCTGTTACTTCCTTAATAAGAGCGAGACAGAAAAGGTAAGAAAGACCATTATTATCAATGGTGCCCTTAATGCAAAGATTGTTGGTCAGAAGGCTCACACTATCGCTGCTTTAGCAGGTGTTACTGTTCCTGAAGAAACTAAGATTCTTATCGGTGAGGTAACATCTGTAGACCTTTCAGAAGAATTTGCACATGAAAAGTTATCACCTGTTCTTGCAATGTATAAGGCAGAGGATTTTGAAGATGCTCTTTCAAAAGCTGAACACCTTATTGCTGATGGTGGATTTGGTCATACATCTTCTCTTTATATTAATGTTGAAACACAGGCAGACAAGATTGCTGAATTCTCTGAAAGAATGAAGACATGCCGCTGCCTTATCAATACACCTTCATCTCACGGTGGAATCGGTGACCTCTACAACTTTAAGATGGCTCCTTCTCTTACACTTGGATGCGGCTCATGGGGCGGCAACTCAGTATCTGAGAACGTTGGAGTAAAACATCTGCTTAATGTAAAGACTGTCGCTGAGAGGAGAGAGAATATGCTTTGGTTTAGAGCACCTGAGAAGGTTTACTTTAAGAAGGGCTGCTTACCTGTTGCCCTTGATGAACTTGGAACTGTAATGGGTAAGAAGAAAGCATTTATCGTTACTGACCAGTTCCTTTATAAGAATGGTTATACCAAATGTGTCACAGATAAGTTAGATTCTTTAGGAATTATGCATACTACTTTCTATAATGTAGCACCAGATCCAACACTTGCATGCGCTAAAGAAGGCACCGCAGCCATGAGACTTTTTGAACCTGATGTAATCATTGCAATCGGTGGTGGTTCTGCAATGGATGCTGCCAAGATTATGTGGGTTATGTATGAACATCCTGAGGCAGACTTCCTTGATATGGCTATGCGTTTCATGGATATCAGAAAGAGAATATACACATTCCCTAAGATGGGCGAGAAAGCTTACTTTGTCGCTATCTCAACATCTTCTGGAACAGGTTCAGAGGTAACTCCTTTTGCAGTTATTACTGATGAAACAACCGGTCAGAAATATCCACTTGCTGACTATGAATTACTTCCTAAGATGGCTATTATCGATGCTGACATGCATATGAATCAGCCTAAGGGACTTACAGCAGCTTCTGGTATTGATGCACTTACACATGCACTTGAAGCATACGCTTCCATTATGGCAACAGAATATACAGATGGTCTTGCATTACAGGCTATGAAGAATATATTTGAATATCTTCCAGCAGCTTATGAATTAGGTGCACATGATGCAGTTGCAAGAGAAAAGATGGCAACAGCTTCTACTATGGCTGGTATGGCTTTTGCTAATGCTTTCCTTGGAGTGTGCCACTCACTTGCACATAAACTTGGTGCATATCACCACCTTCCACACGGAATTGCTAATGCCCTTCTTATCACTGATGTAATGAGATTCAATGCTGCAGAGGTTCCAACAAAAATGGGAACATTCTCACAGTATCAGTATCCACATTGCAAAGCACGTTATGTTGAGTGTGCTGACTTCCTCGGAATTCAGGGTAAAGATGATGATGAGAAATTTGAAAACCTCATCAAGGCTATTGAAGAATTAAAGGCAAAGGTAGGAATTAAGAAAACTATTGCAGATTATGGTGTTAAAGAGGAAGACTTCCTTGCAACTCTTGATGAGATGACAGAAGCCGCATTTGATGACCAGTGTACTGGTGCTAACCCAAGATATCCTCTTATGAGTGAAATGAAAGCCATGTACTTAAAGGCTTACTATGGTAAATAATCATCATTATTATTTTAAGAAAGGAAGACATGTCGTATGAAAAAATATTTAGCAAAATCCAAGTTAAAATCAGTATATGTAGAGAACAACAAAGCGATTAAGGTCTTTGATAAG includes the following:
- a CDS encoding MraY family glycosyltransferase — translated: MIYYIVNESFTNIIAFVSILFAFAFTIAAIALGKNLLPRDAGRAYAINGSKSVGKPRGAGMIFILTFTVTCALFVNLSAELIIYLILVLAAMLSGYLDDSASSPWGNLKKGLIDLAISVMAAVTYLHYNPNTFDLAFFGKTVTLNPIIYAILIIILIWVSINVTNCSDGVDGLCGTLSVVTLASVYVLFKSFNIESAYRHTVLIMIVCILGYLWFNASPSKLLMGDAGSRAIGIFIAFTFLKLHAPLLYIPMALVIILDGGLGLIKVSFMRFLHINLMKNLRTPIHDHMRKNKDWSDTQVVFRFTIIQVILGLAVIYGLMF
- a CDS encoding 3'-5' exonuclease; translated protein: MNYIVMDLEWNQSAKGKQFSEDHFPFEIIQIGAAKVNEKLDIVDEWQCTIKPQVYTKLQNTVRKILGITENDLANGTDFVSGVTEFLEWCGDDYTFVTWGSMDITELRRNMKFYDVPENFPKPLLYLDLQKLYSINFSDGKTRMNLKSAIDEQGIKGDEHYHSAMSDARYTAKIMKKLDFDRVKKFCSIDTFTIPESRKDEVYLNFGTYEKYISKGFATRDKAASDRTVRSCKCFLCGRTMTRTVKWFATNSKCYYGLFTCDEHGLIKGRFRVKQTEEGRYYAVRIMKHTDEKGALKIYEKQIKEREHRRRRRQAEKLSEQK
- a CDS encoding diguanylate cyclase domain-containing protein is translated as MYYKRSYFIGRIIYYYIFERYGKCYRIGGDEFCCIIPKGKSVDIERVIRKLYHDVDVLNNKRIIPTEVGIACGYAVFTVDDMELERVRERADEEMYQRKKEMKM
- a CDS encoding methyl-accepting chemotaxis protein, which encodes MKFFRKLGFQLVLFFVVAITIPIVMLMVSSITTTSSSMENNMKVTSEQTLNEAQNQFTTYLKTLSQPVDLLTRKNEVKHLEDQGTLDDNVKAVRDSLIASVKVTNGAERAFFATNTNLEITGWGEYNPETGKTLSKGGLEKGVDRTKEVWYTDCKGLKARNSIYAYFSKPYYSKDFDKTIITVSQEIKHSDGTNYGIVGMHIDFSEITDFVQGIGLLNTGFVVLADEDGNILVNNDNNKYVTDSVSGLNCWSTVKGLTENDYDKAFSFDENINGEKVHVVTSKDAVTGWTLVGFISSKETSATTNKMISNTVIFSIIAFVIGIGIALAVTASMTKEIKKVSGHMKDVAGGDLTDRIDVKKKNEFGDLENNFNNMVENMAVLIKGVEEKSGVIVDASAKIAGVSKSTTETVGQVSEAIQSVAVGASGQADSTQTATQEVENLADRLKETKAYVTDISDMSVETQKLSNKGLTIVDELITKGQRSIDNSKISKAVVSEMVSSIEKINFISDAITEITEQTNLLSLNASIEAARAGESGKGFAVVADEIRKLAEQSQQSTDEIKEIVNEITIKSQQVEQTMDESVGIIEEQNVSIKDAKELFNTISDSVNGLKEGLDNITQLNEAMDTNRSNVVSKMEDVAAVATETAAASEEVTASAVDVEQTMHDLNEFTVELDNIAEALKEAIDKFKLQ
- a CDS encoding DUF3881 family protein is translated as MNLYIRALGFNNMTSRAEEKFIKTGIKESIKEGFVIRHEKLDRGVIILRLSNSTGLYVYGRYEKNTFKYEYYFPFVVGKNLSENEEMTIERHLDKESYAVICDELKTGVTLIFYLQNVMDYLEYLYSGKDFKIPDFDPDIKNDITKVPIKNKKVALTGLSLGGIIMLPVRKERNSKKSRQDEIARKNLIQAAKNGDEDAIESLTIEDIDTYNELSNRVMKEDIFTIVDSTFMPCGVECDQYSVIGEILELREEENIYTGEKIYIMVLECNSLIITTAVNKEHLLGEPAVGRRFKGQIWLQGNVRFTD
- a CDS encoding HD-GYP domain-containing protein, whose translation is MKQVSVDNLRENDILALPILSQADAVLIHADVPMTTELISRIRNLGTRTVYIKDEQEGILTENTSSGNVEEEYPYKLEETAKNSRQVVKRILEKHIYKHNEELKVIVEEAQRILDSVLAEPEVVNNITEIRNVSTDMYTHCINVCALSTIMALRLKMSDKQVHNVSMGAILHDIGLRYINVPYVNVNEENMTPKDVVEYKKHTIFGYSSLQDEAWLPDVAKEIVLFHHERIDGSGYPFQHKGERLKPEVKLVSICDDFDSMISGIGSERMKIYEAIEYIKVHAGIKYDSTIAAKFLDSVAAYPVGCTVYTSDGGKGIVIRQNKEAADRPVIRMTQHADGTPYTDNVEHNLLKKLTIFIVDTE
- the adhE gene encoding bifunctional acetaldehyde-CoA/alcohol dehydrogenase, which encodes MSKNLTENYPIVDTVEALEERLAGVREAQRIFATYTQEQVDKIFTAAALAANKARIPLAKLAVEETGMGIVEDKVIKNHYASEYIYNAYRNTKTCGVIEEDKAYGIKKVAEPIGVVAAVIPTTNPTSTAIFKTLISLKTRNGIIISPHPRAKKSTIAAAKIVLEAAVAAGAPAGIIGWIDVPSLELTDTLMKEADIILATGGPGMVKAAYSSGKPALGVGAGNTPAIIDESADVILAVNSIIHSKTFDNGMICASEQSVIVDKKVYKAVKEEFAYRGCYFLNKSETEKVRKTIIINGALNAKIVGQKAHTIAALAGVTVPEETKILIGEVTSVDLSEEFAHEKLSPVLAMYKAEDFEDALSKAEHLIADGGFGHTSSLYINVETQADKIAEFSERMKTCRCLINTPSSHGGIGDLYNFKMAPSLTLGCGSWGGNSVSENVGVKHLLNVKTVAERRENMLWFRAPEKVYFKKGCLPVALDELGTVMGKKKAFIVTDQFLYKNGYTKCVTDKLDSLGIMHTTFYNVAPDPTLACAKEGTAAMRLFEPDVIIAIGGGSAMDAAKIMWVMYEHPEADFLDMAMRFMDIRKRIYTFPKMGEKAYFVAISTSSGTGSEVTPFAVITDETTGQKYPLADYELLPKMAIIDADMHMNQPKGLTAASGIDALTHALEAYASIMATEYTDGLALQAMKNIFEYLPAAYELGAHDAVAREKMATASTMAGMAFANAFLGVCHSLAHKLGAYHHLPHGIANALLITDVMRFNAAEVPTKMGTFSQYQYPHCKARYVECADFLGIQGKDDDEKFENLIKAIEELKAKVGIKKTIADYGVKEEDFLATLDEMTEAAFDDQCTGANPRYPLMSEMKAMYLKAYYGK